The Moorena producens PAL-8-15-08-1 genomic interval CAGCCTCTTCCAGTTGCTTCTTAGCGTCTTCAGCCGCCTCTTTAGCAATGGCCTCTTTAATCGCTTTAGGAGCAGATTCCACCAACTCTTTGGCTTCTTTGAGACCCAAACCAGTGATGCCTCGCACCACCTTGAGTACAGCAATCTTCTTATCAGAGGGGAACTCTTCTAGAACCACATCAAATTCAGTTTTCTCTTCCTCTGGCTCAGCCTCAGCAGCTGGAGCACCAGGCATAGCACCAGCCATCATCATCATACCGCCAGCAGGAGCAGCAGCGCTGACACCAAAAGCCTCTTCGATCTGCTTAACCAGCTCAGACGCTTCTAGCAGAGTCAGAGATTTTAATTTTTCGAGAATTTCATCAGTTGTAGCAGACATTGATATAACTCCTTTTAGGTGAATTGTTTAATGTGTTGAGTGTTGTACTTAAGTGTTGTACAAATCTCAGAAAGGGGGAAAACCGAGTACTAGCTGTCGCCTTCTTCCTTGGCAGCAATGCCTTGGATGCATCGACCCAAAGAAGCTGGCACCTCGTTAATACTACGACCCAAGGAGGCTGGTACCTCATTAATCCCGACAGCAAGTTTGGTAGCGATAGAATTAATCGCTCCAGCAACTTGCGCGATCAGTTCCTCCTTAGAAGGCAAGTCGGCAATTGCCTTAACTTGCTCTTCATTTAAGGCTTGACCTTGCATCACGCCGCCGCGAAATTCAGTCTTCTTGGCGGCTTTCTTAAACTCCTGGTAAGCTCTGATGGCACTACCAACATCGTCTTTGACCAGGAGAAAAGCTGAAGTACCACTCAGGAATTCTGTCATCGGCTGCCAGTTTTCGTCTTCTTCCACCGCAAGCCGCATGAAGGTGTTTTTGGTCACCTTGCAAATCGTGCCAGTGGGACGCAGACGATTCCGTAAATCGGTAATTTCAGCAACCGACAGCCCCTGGTAATCAATAACTACAGCCAGCTGAGACTCACTCAAGGTTTGCTTGAGCTCCGCCACAATTGTCTTTTTCTCGTCAAGTGTTCTACCCATTTTGTTAAGTGTTAACTGGTTAATTGTTAATTGAAAATAAATAAAAATAAATAATATTTATTTTTAATTGACTCTCAACCAAGAATGATAAGTATTGAACGGTCGGTCGCGTAGCGTGTGCGTAGCACATAGATCTGACGGATAACAAATAACCAAACTAAAACCCCGGAGACTTGGCCGGGGTTAAGGGTCGTATCATTACCGCGTTCGCGTAGCGTGTGCGTAGCACAATCGCACTCACTGTAGGATCAGTGCCTGGGCAGATGATACATAGTACTTTAACCTCGGCAGGATATTAAGCTAGTTACTCCTGCTGTCTTCAGCGCAAGCCTTCTTCAATTGTCTAGTTTGTGTTGTCGAATTTTCCGGTAATTTCTAATCTCGGTTTTACGCAGCACCCTCAAGCTT includes:
- the rplL gene encoding 50S ribosomal protein L7/L12, whose translation is MSATTDEILEKLKSLTLLEASELVKQIEEAFGVSAAAPAGGMMMMAGAMPGAPAAEAEPEEEKTEFDVVLEEFPSDKKIAVLKVVRGITGLGLKEAKELVESAPKAIKEAIAKEAAEDAKKQLEEAGAKVTVK
- the rplJ gene encoding 50S ribosomal protein L10, which translates into the protein MGRTLDEKKTIVAELKQTLSESQLAVVIDYQGLSVAEITDLRNRLRPTGTICKVTKNTFMRLAVEEDENWQPMTEFLSGTSAFLLVKDDVGSAIRAYQEFKKAAKKTEFRGGVMQGQALNEEQVKAIADLPSKEELIAQVAGAINSIATKLAVGINEVPASLGRSINEVPASLGRCIQGIAAKEEGDS